The Streptomyces sp. TLI_105 DNA segment ATCGCCGCCGTCGTTCGGCCGGGCGCACTCGTGGCACATCCCGCCGTCGCTGGCCGCGCCGCAGTGCGGGCACGTACCGGTGGCGTGCGCCCCGTGCAGCCAGCGTCCGCACGGCTCGCAGTACGGAAGGAGACGGGTCCGGGGAGCGATGACGCCCTGCGCGTACAGCTTCGCGAAGAGGTCCTGCACCCAGCGTCCGTACCCCTTGTCGCGGCGCGGGCGCACGATGTGGTCGAACTCCACGCCCGACCGCAGCCAGTCGGCGGTGATCGCGGCGCGGTAGCCCTCCGCGACCTCCTCGGGCTTGCGGTGGTGGCGCAGCGCGCGGACCTCCACGGAGCTGGCGTGATCGGCGGTGCCGGTGGTGAACCGGACCGCCTCGCCCTCCGCGCGCAGGAAGCGGGTGAGGACGTCGGCGGCGACGTACGGCCCGGCGAGGTGGCCGATGTGGAGCTCGCCGTGGGTGGCGGGAGGAGTCGCGGTGATCCAGACAGGGGTGCTCATGGGACCTCCTTGACGGGGCGCCGTGGGGCGCAGGGCGGTCAGCGGGGCTCGAAGTGGAAGGAGCGGATGAAGCAGTCGCGGGGCTGCTCGACGGCGTAGACGATGCACTCGAAGAGGGCCTGCGTGGTGAGTTTCTCGTCGGGCGCCATTCCGTCCGGGTTCGCTCCGTCCCATTCCGCGAAGCGCGGGTCCGAGGTCGAGAAGTCGGGCGGGAAGAGGGAGAAGACGCGGACCCCGGAGGGCCGCAGCCGGCGCGACAGGATGTCCGCGAAACCCGCCTGGGCGCTCTTCGCCGCCCAGAACGCCTCGTGGGCGGCGGAGGCCGTCGCGGCGGAGGCGCCCTCGGCGTCGCGGACGGCGACCATGTTCACGATGTCGGGCCGCAGCGAGCCGCGGAGCAGTGGCAGGAAGTGCTTCACCATGAGGACCGTGCCGCCGGCCGTCGACTCGATCGTCTCCACGATCTCGGCGTCGCTCGCCGACTCCAGGTCCATGCCGTCGAGCCAGCGGGCGCCGTTGTTGACCAACAGGTCGACCCGGTCGGTCCGTTCGCCGACCCGGGCCGCGAACTCCCGTATCTCGGCTGGCCTGCTCAGATCGCAGCCGAAGGCGTGGATGCGGTCACGGGCCGAGCCCACGACCTCGGTACGGGTCCGCTCGGCGGCCTCCACGGTCCGCGCCGACACGTAGACCTCGGCGCCGAGATGCGCGAATCCGACGGCGAGCGCGCGACCGAAATAGCGGGACGCCCCGGTCACGACGACACGCAGATTCTCGAATTTCATGTGCGTCTGCTCTCCCCACGTCCCCACGGATACCGATGGCCGGTCCATTTCAGCGTGGCAGAGGAAAGGGGGCGGAGACCTGGCGAGCGGGGTGCGCGTTCACGCCGTTGCGTGGATACGCCAGGGCAGTTCGAGGCTGTCGAGGACCTCGGCGCGCTTGTGGTGGACGCGGACCCGGTCGGGCGCGGTGGAGACGGTGACCGTGCCGGTGGGGGTGCGGACGGGCCCTTGTACGGCGGGCACGACGGTCCCGTCGATCGCCCCCGCGGCGGCGAGGGCGGCGGCGCCGGTGAGGGCGAGCCGGGGGTGCCAGCCGCCGACGGTGAGCGCGCGGACGGCCAGGGCTTCGGGCCCGTCGGCGAAGGCGGCGATCTTGGGGAGCGCGGAGTCCGGGTGATGCCCGAGGAGCCGGGCGGCCTCGGCCCGGAGCGCGAGGAGCCGGTCGTACGTCGCGTGCTCGGGCAGGTGCCGCTCGTCGACGAACACGTACGGATTGCCGTACCGCACGAGCGAGACGGGCACGCCGTCGAGCACGTCGACGGGCCGGCCGGTGGGGAGGGTGCCGGGGCCCGTGGGTGCCCGGAGGAAACTGAGCGTGTACGCGTCTCCGTGGGGCTCGCAGAGGACGGTGTCACCGGTGGTGACCGCCCGGACGGTGACGGGCTCCTGCCGCCCGTCGGCGACGACACAGGCGAGGAGGGAGTGGCCGCACCCGGCCCGGAAGTCGAAGGAGCCGTCGGGGAGGGCCTGGACGAATCGGTAGTGGAGGGCGTGGTCCCCGCGGCCGTAGATGGCGATCTTGTTGATGCCGGCGTGCGCCGTCCCGGCGAGACCGCGGAGCAACTGCGCGAGCTCCCCGCGCAGGGCGAGGGCGCCGGGGGGCAGTTGATCGACCCGCAGCACGAGGGTGGGGCCGGGGGCGTCGTGGGCCCGCACGACGGTGGCGGTGACCGTGACGGCCGCCGCGCCCCGCGCGCTGCGGGCTGTGGGCGCCCGCGCCTCCTGGGCATCCCCCGTTGTGGGCAGTCGTTCCGCTGGGGCGAGGGGGGTCCCCCCTGCTCGAGCGAAGCCGAGAGCTTGGGGGAGGGTGGGCACAACGGACGGCGCCCTTGCCGGTGCCAGAGGCTCCCGCGCCTGGACCCGCACCGGGTTGTGCGCCGCACTCGTGGTGCGGGTCAAGGCGCGGAACGCGGAGGCGCCACTGAGGGCGCCGTCCCGTGTGCCCACCCGTCCCGCCCTGCGGGACGATTGCCCACACGGGGGCGCGGAAGCCGGGGCCGCACCCGGCGCGGCGAGCGTCGGGCGCGGGGGCGCGGAAGCCGAGGCGGTACCGGGCGCGGCGGGTTCGGGACAGGAAGGTCCCGAAGGGTCAGGCCGCACAGCCCACCGGGATTCGCATGCCCTGGACGACCTCCGTCCAGAGTTCGTGGACGGCGAGGGACCAGAGCGTCAGGGCCGTCTGCGGAGTGGGACGGTCCAGGTGCCGGGCCAGGAGCTTCGCCGCCCGGTCCGCGCGGATCTTCCCGCCGAGGACCAGCCGCGCCGGGGAGAGCATCTCGCGGACCAGGTCCAGGAGGGGGCCTCCGGGGGCCAGCATGGCCGCCACGGGGAGCGTGAAGGGCTGCTTCGGGCGGCGGAGGACCGACGGCGGCAGGAGCTCCGCGCCCGCCTCGTACAGCGCCCGTTTGCCCGTCCGCGCGGCCGTCGGCAGGGACCGCGCGTGCGTGACGACCGACGGCTGACAGAACGGCAGCCGCGCTTCCACCGCCCACGCCATGGAGAGGTGGTCCAGGCGCCGCAGGTGGTACGCGGGGAGCCGCCACCGGGTCTCGAAGGCGGTCATCGCGGTGAGCCGGTCCGCGCCGACGGCCTCGGCCGAGCGGAGTTCCTGTGCGATGCGGTCGGCGGCGGAGCCCTGGTCGGCGATGTGGGCGCGGTAGTGGGAGGTGTAGAGGTGTTCCCGCAGGAGGCGAGGCGCGGCCGAGAGCGCGTCCGTGTAGGTGTCGGCCCATTCGGGGCCCGCCGCGAGCGCGGCGCGCATCCGGTCGTATCCGCCGAAGAGTTCGTCGGCGCCGTCGCCGGCGAGGGCGACGGTGAAGCCGTTCTCGCGGACGGCGCGGAAGAGGGCGTAGGTGGAGAGGGTGATGGGGTCGGCGTTGGGCTGGCCGAGGTGGCGGACGGTCCGGGTGAGGAGGGAGCCGAGTTCGTCGGGGTCGACGGCGACCTCGTGGTGGACGGTCCGGGCGCGGCGGGCGACGGCGCGGGCGTAGGCGGCTTCGGAGTCGGGCCACCGGCCCCGGTAGGTGAGGTGGAAGGTGTGCAGCGGCGGCGCGTCGGTCTCGCGGGCGTGTTCGGCGGCGAGGGCGGTGACGAGTCCGGAGTCGAGGCCGCCGCTGGTGACGGCGCAGACGGGCACTTCGGCCCGGGCGAGCCGGCGCACCTCGTGGCGCAGGACGTCCTGGGTGTCGCCGAGGGGCCTCGCGCGGTGCGGGCCACGGCGGCGGACGACGGGGGCGGCGCCGGGGCGCACGAGGGCGGTGGCGCCGGGCGGCAGGACGTCGATGCCGTCGAGCGCGGTGTGGGTGGAGAAGGAGGTGCGGGTGGCGAGGACGGTGTCGAGGGCGTCGTCGCGGGGGGTGATCCGTACGCCTTCGAAGGCGAGGAGGGCGGGGATCTCGGAGGCGAAGCGGGTGGAGCCGTCGTGGGGGTCGTGGTGCAGGTGGAGCGGTTTCATGCCCATGTCGTCGACGGCGAGGACGAGTCGGGTGGAGCCGGGCCGCAGGTCGAGGAGGGCGACGGCGAACATGCCGTCGAGGTGTTCGGCGAAGGCGGGGCCGTACTCGGCGTAGAGGGCGGGGAGGACGGTGCCGTCGCAGCGGTCGGGGAAGCGGTGGCCGCGGGCGGCGAGGGTGCGGCGGAGTTCGGCGTGGTTGTAGATCTCGCCGTTGAGCACGGCGAGGATGCCGGGCAGGTGGGGCAGCCGGTAGGGCTGCTGTCCGCCGCGGGGTTCGGTCACGGCGAGCCGGTCGCAGCCGAGCGACCAGCCGGGCCCGCTGAGCACCTGGTGCTCGTCGGGGCCGCCGTGGCGCTGGCGGGCGGAGACCGCCGCGAGCTGGGCCGGTTCGGGGCGGTCCGCCCCGGCGGCGAAGGAGCCGAGAATCCTGCACATGCCGGTCGCCTCCGAATCGACGTACCCGATCGACGCATTCCGTCGACTTGCTGGCTTCACCCAATGATTTGAATCTACCAACTTTTTGAATGGCGCGTAAGTGCCATGTCCTGTTCACGCCACGACATGGCCTTGCGACGCCCCCTCGGCCCCAACAGGCTGGCCCCATGGAGGACTTCAACCGGACCACCCCCGAGTCCCTGCTCGTCGTCGCCGCGCACCCGGACGACATCGAGTTCTGCGTCAGCGGCACCGTCATGCAGTGGATCGAGCGCGGCACCCGCGTCACGTACTGCATCGTCACGGACGGCGGCGCGGGCGGTTACGACGAAGCGCTCCCCCGCCAGGCCATGGCGGACCTGCGCCGCGCCGAACAGGTCCACTCGGCCAAGCTCATCGGCGTCGCCGACGTCCGCTTCCTCGGCTACCCCGACAGCTTCGTGGAGCCCACCGTGGAGCTCCGCCGCGACCTGTGCCGGGTCATCCGCGAAGTACGGCCGCAGCGCGCCATCGTCCCGTCCCCCGAGATCAACTGGGCCCGCGTCGCCGACCTCCACCCCGACCACCGGGCGGTCGGGGACGCCTGTCTGCGCGCCGTCTACCCCGAGGCCCGCAACCCCTTCGCCCACCCGGAACTCCTCAAGGAGGAGGGCCTGGAGCCGTGGACCGTCCACGAGCTGTGGCTGATGACCGGACCCACCCCGAACCAGTACGTCGACGTCACCTCCGTCTTCGACCGCAAGGTCGAGGCCCTGCGCATCCACACCTCCCAGACGGCCCACTTCGACGACCTGGCGGGCCTCCTGCGCGACTGGCTCGGCGAGCACGCGACGGCCGGCGGCCTGCCTCCGGGCCGGATGGCCGAGGCCTTCCAGATCGTCCACATCGACTGACCGCCGGAGCCGGGACCCGCCGGGCGTCGCCCTTGTGGCCGTACGGGGAGAGTGGGACCGTGAGCGGCACACGTGGGGACGCGTGTGCCCAACACGCGTGTGACGAGGGGGAGTTCACGGCATGGCGACGTTCGTATCGGACCTCGAACAGGCGATCGTCCAGCACTTCGACCTCCCTTGGCCGGAGGTCGACGAGGAGACCTACCCGCCGCTGGTGACCGCGCTCAACGCGTACGCCCAGTTCACCCTGGACGACGGCTGGGCCGCCCACAGGCACATGCAGCGGCTGATGTCCTCCGGGCAGGGCGAGGCGCTCGACGCGCTCTGGGAGCACTGGGTCCGGGTCATGGCCCGGGACATGGGGCCCGTCGCCACGTCGGCCCACTCCCTCGCCCTCACCGTGAACGAGATCCCGTCCGCGATCGTGACCCTCAAGCAGACCATCGCGTACGAGGCGGGCGCACTGGCCGGCCGCAACGCCATCGGCCAGGTCGGCGGGGTCCTCACCTTCGGCGCGTCGGCGGTCGACGCCGCCGTCGACGCCGACAAGACCCGCCGGCGGGTCGCCCAGCAGGTGCTGTCCACCGCGTCGGCCATCCGGCGGAGCCTCAAGGCCCTGCTCGCCGACGCGTCCGTGGTCGCCCTGGACAAGGTCCCGTCCGACCTGTCGGGCGGCGTCGGCGGCGGGATCGCCGCCGGGGCGGGAGTCGCCGGCGCGACGGGCGGCGTGGCCGGAGGCGTCGCCGGCGGGGCGGCGGGCGACGCCCGGCACGCCGGCGGGAGCGGCGGTACGGGCGGTGACCTCACGGGCAGTACCGGCATCCGCGTGGACCACGACGAGCACAAGCTCGCCGCGAGCCGGATCGCCTCGGTCTCCGACGACGTCCTCGGCCGGACCGGCGCCGAACTGGCCACCGCCACCGCCCAGCACGCGACCGCCCGGGGCAGCGGCTCCTTCGCCGAAGCGCTCGCCCCGGACATCGACCTGGTGCTCGACCGCCTCGCGGCGGCCACGGCGGCCGTCGGCGACCACCTGGCGGGCGCCCTGCCGGACGCGATCCTGCTGATCTCCGAGGACCAGCAGTCCACGGACGACGACAACAGGCACCGGATGTCGCAGGTGGACTGACGACAGTGGGCTGACGACAACAGACAGCGGATGTCGCAGGTGGACCAGGGAGGCTCCTGGGCCATCACCCCTGGGGGTGGAGCGGCGCGGTCCAGTAGGCGCAGTCCGGCCCGCCGTGGCCCGCCCGTCCGCCGCCGTCGCAGAAAGCTGTGGCCCCGCAGCTTCCGACGGACGGAGTGGTCCCGCATGCCCCTGCAATCCCCCTGGCGCCGGGCCCGGCGCGCCGGCGCGGTCGGCGTCGCGGCGCTGGCGCTCGTCCTGGGCCTGCCCGCCGGGGCGACGGCCGCGCCCGGCGACCTGGACCCCTCCTTCGACGGCGACGGCAAGGTCGTCACGGACCTGGGCGGCTTCGCGGGCGCCCAGGGCATGGCCGTACAGCCCGACGGCAGGATCGTCACGATCGGCTACGGCTACTCCGACCAGACCTCCGGCGACTTCACGCTGACGCGCCACAACCCCGACGGAAGCCTGGACCCGACGTTCGGCGGCGACGGCGTCGTCACCACCGACTTCGGCACCAACAACGACGAGGGCATGGCGCTGGCCCTGCAGGCGGACGGGAAGATCGTGGCGGTCGGGGGTTCCACCGACATCGCCGGCAACGGCACCTGGGCGACGGCCCGCTACAACGCCGACGGAAGCCTGGACACCGGCTTCGGCGACGGCGGCCGGGTGCTCACGGACATCGACGTCGACACGATCGACATCGCCTACGCGGTGGCGGTGCAGCCCGACGGCAGGATCGTCGCCGGCGGGGCGAGCTTCGGGGAGTGGACGCTGGTGCGCTGGAACTCCTCCGGAACCCTGGACCCGGGCTTCGGCGGGGACGGCATCGTCATCACCGACTTCGGTCCCACGTGCTGCCACATCCTCAGCGACCTGGCCGTGCAGCCCGACGGCAGGATCGTCTCCGCCGGGCACGCGGACGGTCTCGCCCTGACCCGCCACAACCCCGACGGCAGCCTGGACACGGGCTTCGACGGCGACGGCCGGGTGGTCAGCGGCACCGGCGCCGCGGAGGGCGTGGCGCTGCAGTCCGACGGGAAGATCGTCGCCGCCGGCAAGGAAGGCAACGCCTTCCTGGTGACCCGGTTCACCACCGCCGGCGCCCCGGACCCGGGCTTCGACGGCGACGGGCGGCTCACCACGCTCTTCGGCCCCGAGGACGGCGGCGCCTACGACGTGACGGTGCAGCCCGACGGCCGGATCGTCGCCGCCGGTGACTACGGCGGCGACATGGCGCTCGCGCGGTACAACACCGGTGGCGGCCTCGACACGGGCTTCAGCGGCGACGGCAAGGTGACCACCGACTTCGGCGGCCCCCACGACCGGGCCACCCAGGTGGCGTTGCAGTCCGACGGCAAGATCGTGACCGCCGGACTGGCCGGTACGGCATCCAGCTTCGACGAGGACCGCGCCCTGGCCCGCTACCTGGGCGGCGGCGGCACCGAGCCGCCGGCGGGCGTGGACCTGTCGGTGACGAAGAGCGGGCCCGCGACGGTCAGCATCGGCGACACCGCCACGTACACCGTGGGCGTGGCCAACAACAGCACCACGACCGCCGCGACGGGCGTCCAGCTCACCGACACCCTGACGGGGACGGGCACCATCCTGTCCGCGACCACGAACCGGGGCACCTGCACCGTCACCACCGGCCGGGTCACCTGCGCGGTCGGCACGCTCAACCCGGCCGGCGCCTCGGGCTCGACCGCCACGGTGACGATCGTCGCCGAACCCTCGCGGACCGGCACGCTCACCGACACCGCGACGGTCACCGCCGCCCAGACCGACCCCGCGACGGGCAACAACACCGCCACCCGCACCACCACGGTGAACAACAACCGCGGCTGCACGATCATCGGGACCAGCGGGAACGACACCCTCAACGGCAGCTACAACACCGACGTGATCTGCGCCCTCAGCGGCAACGACACGATCAACGCGAGCTTCGGCAACGACACCGTCCACGCCGGACCGGGCAACGACCGGGCCGACGGCAGCTACGGCAACGACACGCTCATCGGCGGCCCGGGCAGCGACACGCTCCTCGGCAACTACGGCAGCGACAGCCTCGACACCGTCGACGGCGTCTCCGGCAACGACACGGCGAACGGCGGCTACAACACCGACACCTGCACCACGGACTCGGGCGACGTCCGCGTCAGCTGTCCGTGACCGGTGGCAGACGGAAGGGGCCCGGAGTCGTCGACTCCGGGCCCCTTCCCGTACGCGTTTCCCGTAAAGGGTTCAGCAGGCGCCGAGGTCCTGCCAGACGCCCCACTCGCCGGTGGTGCCGGGCTCCTCGCCGGTCGTCCACCACTTGGCCTTCCAGGTGTGGCCCTTGTGCGAGACCTGCTGGCCGCCGGTGTAGACGCTGGAGGAGACCCACGGGGCCGCCGTGCACTGGGTGGCGCCGCCGGTGACGGTCAGGGAGAGGACCGCCGCGTGCCCGGCCGAGGCGCTCGCTCCGTTGACGACGATCTGGTACGTGCCGGAGACCGTGGCCGCCGTGGTGTTCACGGTGAGGGTCGAGGAGCCTCCGGCCGTCACCGAGGAGGGGCTGAGCGTGGCGGTGACGCCGGCGGGCAGGCCGCTGACCGTGAGGTTCACCGTCTGCGCCGCACCGGAGGTGACCGCCGTCTTCACCGTGGCGGAGGTGGACGCGCCCGCGGTGACGGTGGCGGCGGCCGGGGTCGTCGTCACCGAGAAGTCGTCGGCCGGGGTGGTCGTCCCGCTGGTGAAGGGGGCGAAGACGTGGGAGAAGTCCCAGGTGTTCTGCTGGATGCCGGAGCAGTGGTCGGCGGCGGCGCCACCGGCGCAGCTGCCGTTGTCGCGCTGGAGCGCCCAGAACGAGAGGGTGTTGATGCCCTTGGAGACCGCCCAGTCGTAGACCGTGCGGGCGTTGGCGAGGGTGAAGGTCTCGGCGGGGCCGAAGTCGTCGACGCCGATCATCTCAGTGATGCCGACCATGCCCCAGAGCTGGGCGGACGTCTTCGTGGGGTAGAGCTGGGCGAGCTGATCGTAGAGGCCCTGGGCGGCGGTCTTGGTGTCCGCGGCCATGTCGTGGGCGGCGTTGTCGTAGTAGTCGAAGGTCATCATGTTGACGACGTCGACCTTCGCGCCGTTGGTCACGGCGTTCTTGAGCACCGCGAGCCCGCTCGCGGCCAGGCCGTGGGTGGTCGTCGGCAGGGTGTACGAGATCTGGATCTGGCGGCCGTTGGCGGCGGCCCGGTCCTGGACGAGCTTGATCGCCTTGTTGCGGCGGTCGATGCCGGCGGCGTTGTCGAGGGAGTCGACCTCGATGTCCATGTCGAGCCGGGTGACGTCGTAGGTCGTGATGACCTTCTCGTACACGGCGGCGATCTGGTTGACGTCGGTGCAGCTGTCGGCGATCTCGGTGCCGGTGGTGTCGGCCGTGTAGCCGCCGAAGGAGGGGATGACGTCGCCGCCGCGGGACCGCATGGTCGCGATGCCGGCGCCGAAGGAGGACGGGGCGATCGGCAGGCCGGTGTCGCCGTTCCAGTACGCGGTGCAGGAGCCCTTCGTCGCCGTCTGGAGGAACGCCATCGTCAGGTGCTTGGCACCCGACTGCGCGCTGAGGGCGGCCGGGCTCTCCCCGGTCCAGGACTCGAAGTACGGGGCGAAGACCCGGGCGGGGAGCGGGGTCGCGGCGGCCTGGGCGGGGGCGGTGGCGACGGCGCCGAGACCGAGGGCGGCCACGGCGGTCACGGCGGCGGTGAGGGCCGAGCGGAGCGAACGTACGCGTCGTCTCATGGCGATCCAATGACTGTGGGGGGTGCGGGGGGTGCACCAACGTCGTTGTCGTGCACGGCTGTTGGGATACGAAGTAACCCCCGCCGCCCCTGCCACGTCAATGGCCTGGACCAAACTTGGACTAGACCAATTTCACGGTTCGGCGCCTCCCCCGTCCGGCGAGTGCGGTCGGACGCTGGAGCGATGCGCGCGACGGCCCGGATCGGCCCGACGAGCCACGCGCAGGCTCCTTCCGCCCCTCCCCGGGCCCTGTCGTCGAACTCCCGCCTGCCCCGCGGACGACGACGGGAGTCTGACGACAGGCCCTAGCGACCCGACCGGGACCAGAAGCCCCCGCTCCCTCCCGGGCGGGGCTCCATGGACCAGGCCCCGTCCGCCTCCACGACGAGGAGACGCGGACCCCGGGGGAGGTCGCCCTTCCCACGGCCCCGGTCGCGCCGGCTGAACCGGTACTCCCAGTGGCCGCCCTTCCGGTGGGCCGCGACGCCGAAGTACCCCTTCTTGTCCTCGTCGCCCTCGAACCGGAACCTGACGCCGGTCTCGTCGCCGGTGTACGCCAGGACGTCCGGCCCGTACCCCTCCACCGGTCCGTCGAACGAACGCAGCGTCGACACCGGGCGCAGCCTGATCATCCACCGGCCGCGCGTGTCGACCCTCAGCCGCAACGGCGACTGGCCGTCGTGGTGCAGGACGCCCACCCCGCGCAGATCGCCCATGCCGCTCCTCATGACCTGCCGCCACCTGCGCTTGCGGACGGTCAGCGTGACGATGTCCAGGTGACCGGCGCCCTTCTTCACCACGTCGACCGCCAGGAAGCCGCGCGGGAGGGTGAGACCGGTCTCGACGTCCTCCTTCCCCTCCCCCTGGTACTCGAAGTACGCGAACTCCGGCCCCATTTCGCGGGGGAGGTCGTTGAGCCTCCCCAGGGCGGCGGGCTGCGGCGCACCGGAGTACGGGACGGGGGCGCCCGCCTTCTCCACGGCGACGGGGGCGGGGACGTAGGCCGCGGGGGCGGGTGCGGGTGCGTAGGCCGCGGGTGCGGGTGCGGTTACGTCCTGCGCCATTCCGCCGTCCGACCCCGGCTCGTCCTCCTCTCCCTCCTCCTCCGACGGCGAGAAGCCGAAGTCCGTCGCGAGGGCCGGCAGCCCCGAGTCGTACCCCTGCCCCACCGCCCGGAACTTCCACCCCCCGTTCCTGCGGTAGAACTCGCCCAGCAGGATCGCGGTCTCCGTCGTCGCGTCCTCCACCGCGTACAGCGCCAGCTGCGCACCGGTGGCCGCGCTCACCGCCCGTACGTACAGGTCCTCGACCTCCCCGAACGTCCCGCCGTCGCAGGACGCCGCGACCACGACCCGCTCCACGGAGGCCTCGATCCGACCGGGGTCGATCTCCAGCCAGTCGGCGACGACCCCGCCCTCGCCCTGGGCCTCCCCCAGGAGCCGTATGCCGCTCCCGGCGTGCTCGGGCTGGTTGTAGAAGACCAGGTCTCCCCGGTCCCTGACCTTGCCGTCCGCGTCGACCAGCAGCGCGGCCGCGTCGACCTTCGGCGCTTCCGCCCCACCGGACCGGCGGACGACGGCGACCCGCATCGGCTCGCCGCTGAGCGGAAGGTTTCCCCCCTTGATGATCTGCGTCATGCCCGCATCCTGGCAGCGCCGCGAGACCCCCGTCCCGTCGATCGCCGGGTTTTCCGGCCGGGGCACAATGCTCCGAGGAACGTGAACGACGAAGACGGCTGGCCGAGGCCATCGAGCGGGAGTTGCAGTTGCCGAGTCCGGCCGGGCGGTCGTCCCGGGCGCTGACGGAGCGACTCCTCGACCCGGAGTTCACCGAAGTGGGCACCTCGGGGCGCAGGGGGACCGCCAGTCGAGGCTCTCGGCCCTGCCTGCCATGCAGGGCGCGTCCGAAGACGGCCCTCGGTTCGCGCACTCCGGGATGACCGGCACCCTCCTGGCACCGGGGCTCGTGCACC contains these protein-coding regions:
- a CDS encoding SDR family oxidoreductase produces the protein MKFENLRVVVTGASRYFGRALAVGFAHLGAEVYVSARTVEAAERTRTEVVGSARDRIHAFGCDLSRPAEIREFAARVGERTDRVDLLVNNGARWLDGMDLESASDAEIVETIESTAGGTVLMVKHFLPLLRGSLRPDIVNMVAVRDAEGASAATASAAHEAFWAAKSAQAGFADILSRRLRPSGVRVFSLFPPDFSTSDPRFAEWDGANPDGMAPDEKLTTQALFECIVYAVEQPRDCFIRSFHFEPR
- the asnB gene encoding asparagine synthase (glutamine-hydrolyzing); its protein translation is MCRILGSFAAGADRPEPAQLAAVSARQRHGGPDEHQVLSGPGWSLGCDRLAVTEPRGGQQPYRLPHLPGILAVLNGEIYNHAELRRTLAARGHRFPDRCDGTVLPALYAEYGPAFAEHLDGMFAVALLDLRPGSTRLVLAVDDMGMKPLHLHHDPHDGSTRFASEIPALLAFEGVRITPRDDALDTVLATRTSFSTHTALDGIDVLPPGATALVRPGAAPVVRRRGPHRARPLGDTQDVLRHEVRRLARAEVPVCAVTSGGLDSGLVTALAAEHARETDAPPLHTFHLTYRGRWPDSEAAYARAVARRARTVHHEVAVDPDELGSLLTRTVRHLGQPNADPITLSTYALFRAVRENGFTVALAGDGADELFGGYDRMRAALAAGPEWADTYTDALSAAPRLLREHLYTSHYRAHIADQGSAADRIAQELRSAEAVGADRLTAMTAFETRWRLPAYHLRRLDHLSMAWAVEARLPFCQPSVVTHARSLPTAARTGKRALYEAGAELLPPSVLRRPKQPFTLPVAAMLAPGGPLLDLVREMLSPARLVLGGKIRADRAAKLLARHLDRPTPQTALTLWSLAVHELWTEVVQGMRIPVGCAA
- a CDS encoding PIG-L deacetylase family protein yields the protein MEDFNRTTPESLLVVAAHPDDIEFCVSGTVMQWIERGTRVTYCIVTDGGAGGYDEALPRQAMADLRRAEQVHSAKLIGVADVRFLGYPDSFVEPTVELRRDLCRVIREVRPQRAIVPSPEINWARVADLHPDHRAVGDACLRAVYPEARNPFAHPELLKEEGLEPWTVHELWLMTGPTPNQYVDVTSVFDRKVEALRIHTSQTAHFDDLAGLLRDWLGEHATAGGLPPGRMAEAFQIVHID
- a CDS encoding DUF11 domain-containing protein — protein: MPLQSPWRRARRAGAVGVAALALVLGLPAGATAAPGDLDPSFDGDGKVVTDLGGFAGAQGMAVQPDGRIVTIGYGYSDQTSGDFTLTRHNPDGSLDPTFGGDGVVTTDFGTNNDEGMALALQADGKIVAVGGSTDIAGNGTWATARYNADGSLDTGFGDGGRVLTDIDVDTIDIAYAVAVQPDGRIVAGGASFGEWTLVRWNSSGTLDPGFGGDGIVITDFGPTCCHILSDLAVQPDGRIVSAGHADGLALTRHNPDGSLDTGFDGDGRVVSGTGAAEGVALQSDGKIVAAGKEGNAFLVTRFTTAGAPDPGFDGDGRLTTLFGPEDGGAYDVTVQPDGRIVAAGDYGGDMALARYNTGGGLDTGFSGDGKVTTDFGGPHDRATQVALQSDGKIVTAGLAGTASSFDEDRALARYLGGGGTEPPAGVDLSVTKSGPATVSIGDTATYTVGVANNSTTTAATGVQLTDTLTGTGTILSATTNRGTCTVTTGRVTCAVGTLNPAGASGSTATVTIVAEPSRTGTLTDTATVTAAQTDPATGNNTATRTTTVNNNRGCTIIGTSGNDTLNGSYNTDVICALSGNDTINASFGNDTVHAGPGNDRADGSYGNDTLIGGPGSDTLLGNYGSDSLDTVDGVSGNDTANGGYNTDTCTTDSGDVRVSCP
- a CDS encoding chitinase, whose protein sequence is MRRRVRSLRSALTAAVTAVAALGLGAVATAPAQAAATPLPARVFAPYFESWTGESPAALSAQSGAKHLTMAFLQTATKGSCTAYWNGDTGLPIAPSSFGAGIATMRSRGGDVIPSFGGYTADTTGTEIADSCTDVNQIAAVYEKVITTYDVTRLDMDIEVDSLDNAAGIDRRNKAIKLVQDRAAANGRQIQISYTLPTTTHGLAASGLAVLKNAVTNGAKVDVVNMMTFDYYDNAAHDMAADTKTAAQGLYDQLAQLYPTKTSAQLWGMVGITEMIGVDDFGPAETFTLANARTVYDWAVSKGINTLSFWALQRDNGSCAGGAAADHCSGIQQNTWDFSHVFAPFTSGTTTPADDFSVTTTPAAATVTAGASTSATVKTAVTSGAAQTVNLTVSGLPAGVTATLSPSSVTAGGSSTLTVNTTAATVSGTYQIVVNGASASAGHAAVLSLTVTGGATQCTAAPWVSSSVYTGGQQVSHKGHTWKAKWWTTGEEPGTTGEWGVWQDLGAC
- a CDS encoding TerD family protein produces the protein MTQIIKGGNLPLSGEPMRVAVVRRSGGAEAPKVDAAALLVDADGKVRDRGDLVFYNQPEHAGSGIRLLGEAQGEGGVVADWLEIDPGRIEASVERVVVAASCDGGTFGEVEDLYVRAVSAATGAQLALYAVEDATTETAILLGEFYRRNGGWKFRAVGQGYDSGLPALATDFGFSPSEEEGEEDEPGSDGGMAQDVTAPAPAAYAPAPAPAAYVPAPVAVEKAGAPVPYSGAPQPAALGRLNDLPREMGPEFAYFEYQGEGKEDVETGLTLPRGFLAVDVVKKGAGHLDIVTLTVRKRRWRQVMRSGMGDLRGVGVLHHDGQSPLRLRVDTRGRWMIRLRPVSTLRSFDGPVEGYGPDVLAYTGDETGVRFRFEGDEDKKGYFGVAAHRKGGHWEYRFSRRDRGRGKGDLPRGPRLLVVEADGAWSMEPRPGGSGGFWSRSGR